The Candidatus Bathyarchaeota archaeon nucleotide sequence CTCTTTCCAGCAATATTTCTAATTGCAATTCTCATCTGCTGCGTAACATACCATATCATCCCAGGACCCGAATTCCTGATACTGGTTTTTCTCGTGTACGCTGCTGTCAACAAACGCACGGGACGATTCATCAGAGACTGGATGCCTTTTCTAACAATTTTCATTTCCTACGAGTTACTATATGGTTTTACTGGCGTGTATGCAGCTTCAAACCTTCACAGTGGACCCTACAATCTTGAAATGTGGCTTTTCAACACAGCCCCAAGCATCACAATCCAAACAATCAAATCACCCATCATAGACATCGCCACCGCCGCGTTCTACTCCACACACTTCTTTGCCCCAACAATATTCGCATTCATGCTATGGAGAGAAAGCCCCAAAAACTACTGGAAATACACAATCGCCTTTGCACTTTGCACCTATGGCGCACTCATCACATTCTTATTCTATCCTGTCGCACCACCATGGCTAGACTTCCACATAAAAGACCAAGTTGCACGTGCCCTAACAACACAAATTGACCCCAGTATAGGCTTCCCAGTATACCGAACACTTTTTGACTTTTTAGGCTCCAACGAATACGCAGCATTTCCAAGCCTACACTCTGCACTGCCCTTCCTGATTTCACTGTTTGCCATACGTGTCTGGGGCAAAAAGGGCATTCCAAGTTTGATTTTGCCCGTTGGCGTCTGGTTTAGCGTGGTTTACCTTGGAGAACATTTTATAGTAGATATTTTTGGTGGAATAATTTATGCGGCAACCGCGTTTTTGATGATTGAATATGGTTTGCCGTGTCTAGCAAGACATAGCAAATTCCTAAGAAAACATGTACCCCCAGCATTATTAACTAAAGCAGACCATTTGGAGATTAAACGCCAAAAATAAGAGGTTACTTTAACTTACCTCTCCCCCGTCTGCAGTACTCCTTTGGTCACTTGGCTTAAAAGGAAAAAACGCAGAATGCATCTTCCAGAGGAATAACA carries:
- a CDS encoding phosphatase PAP2 family protein, translated to MGDKTEEKQNSEDTFNYKQTLFFSILFPAIFLIAILICCVTYHIIPGPEFLILVFLVYAAVNKRTGRFIRDWMPFLTIFISYELLYGFTGVYAASNLHSGPYNLEMWLFNTAPSITIQTIKSPIIDIATAAFYSTHFFAPTIFAFMLWRESPKNYWKYTIAFALCTYGALITFLFYPVAPPWLDFHIKDQVARALTTQIDPSIGFPVYRTLFDFLGSNEYAAFPSLHSALPFLISLFAIRVWGKKGIPSLILPVGVWFSVVYLGEHFIVDIFGGIIYAATAFLMIEYGLPCLARHSKFLRKHVPPALLTKADHLEIKRQK